In Piliocolobus tephrosceles isolate RC106 chromosome 6, ASM277652v3, whole genome shotgun sequence, the following are encoded in one genomic region:
- the MAGEL2 gene encoding LOW QUALITY PROTEIN: MAGE-like protein 2 (The sequence of the model RefSeq protein was modified relative to this genomic sequence to represent the inferred CDS: inserted 1 base in 1 codon), producing MSQLSKNLGDSSPPAEAPKPPVYSRPTVLMRAPPASSRAPPVPWDPPPIDLQASLAAWQAPQPAWEAPQGQLPAPAVPMTQPPALGCPIVPAPPLGGPMGKPPTPGVLMVHPPPPGAPMAQPPTPGVLVVHPSAPGAPMAHPPPPGTPMSHPPPPGTPMSHPPPPGTPMAHPPPPGTPMVHPPPPGTPMVHPPPPGTPMAHPPPPGTXXXPPPPGTPMAHPPPPGTPMVHPPPPGTPMAQPPAPGVLMAQPLTPGVLMVQPAAPGAPMVQPPPAAVMTQPPPSGAPMAQPAAPPAQPMAPPAQPMASWAPQAQPLILQIQSQVIRAPPQVPQGPQAPPAQLATPPGWQATSPGWQATPQGWQATPLTWQTTQVTWQAPTIAWQVPPPVRQGPPPIRPGPPPIRPGPPPVRQAPPVIRQAPPVIRQAPPVIRQAPPVIRQAPXXXXXPVIRQAPPVIRQAPPLIRQAPPLIRPAPQVLATQPPLWQALPPPPPLRQAPQARLPAPQVQAAPQVPTAPPATQVPAAPPAGPQVPQPVLPAPLSAPLSAPQAVHCPSIIWQAPKGQPPVPHEIPTSMEFQEVQQTQALAWQAQKAPTHFWQPLPAQEAQRQAPPMVQLEQPFQGAPPSQKAVQIQLPPQQAQASGPQAELPTLQLQPSWQTPPAVLQAQPGPPLAAANFPLGSAKSLMTPSGESRASSIDRRGSSKERRTSSKERRAPSKDRMIFAATFCAPKAGSAARAHLPATWKNLPATPETFAPSSSVFPATSQFQPASLNAFRGPSAASETPKSLPYALQDPFACVEALPAVPWVPQPNMNASKASQAVPTLLMATAAAPQATATTQEASKTSVEMPRRSGKATRKKKHLEAQEDSRGHTLAFHDWQGPRPWENLNLSDWEVQSPVQVVGDWEHPNTPRGLSGWEGPSTSRILSGWEGPSTSWALSAWEGPSTSRALGLSESPGSPLPLVVSEVAGVSPGSSATQDNSKVEAQSLSPLDERANALVQFLLVKDQAKVPVQRSEMVKVIIREYKDECLDIINRANNKLECAFGYQLKEIDTKNHAYIIINKLGCHAGDLVASCLDRPKFGLLMVVLSLIFMKGNCVREDFIFHFLFKLGLDVRETNGLFGNTKKLITEVFVRQKYLEYRRVPYTEPAQYEFLWGPRAFLETSKMLVLRFLAKLHKKDPRCWPFHYLEALAECEWEDTDEDEPDSSDSARGPTSRPPPR from the exons ATGTCGCAGCTAAGTAAGAATCTGGGTGACTCGAGTCCTCCAGCGGAGGCCCCGAAGCCGCCTGTCTATAGCCGCCCTACGGTTCTGATGCGGGCCCCGCCCGCTTCCTCCCGGGCTCCGCCAGTCCCTTGGGATCCACCTCCAATTGACTTGCAGGCTTCATTGGCCGCTTGGCAGGCACCTCAGCCTGCCTGGGAGGCCCCACAGGGCCAGCTGCCTGCCCCGGCGGTTCCGATGACCCAGCCTCCTGCCCTAGGGTGTCCGATAGTCCCGGCTCCCCCGCTGGGGGGCCCGATGGGTAAGCCTCCAACTCCCGGGGTCCTGATGGTGCATCCTCCGCCTCCGGGAGCCCCGATGGCCCAGCCTCCGACCCCGGGAGTCCTGGTGGTGCATCCTTCAGCTCCCGGAGCTCCCATGGCCCATCCTCCTCCTCCGGGGACCCCAATGTCCCACCCTCCCCCTCCGGGGACCCCAATGTCCCACCCTCCCCCTCCGGGGACCCCGATggcccatcctcctcctcctgggaccCCGATggttcatcctcctcctcctgggaccCCGATGGTTCATCCTCCCCCTCCGGGGACCCCGATGGCTCATCCTCCCCCTCCGGGGACNNNNNNNNNNCCTCCCCCTCCGGGGACCCCGATGGCTCATCCTCCCCCTCCGGGGACACCGATGGTTCATCCTCCCCCTCCGGGGACACCGATGGCCCAGCCTCCAGCTCCGGGAGTCCTGATGGCCCAGCCTCTGACTCCGGGAGTCCTGATGGTCCAGCCTGCTGCTCCGGGAGCCCCGATGGTCCAGCCGCCTCCCGCAGCCGTGATGACCCAGCCTCCGCCTTCAGGAGCACCGATGGCACAGCCAGCGGCCCCACCTGCACAGCCCATGGCCCCACCTGCACAGCCGATGGCTTCTTGGGCCCCGCAGGCTCAGCCTCTGATCCTGCAAATCCAGTCTCAAGTTATAAGGGCTCCTCCGCAGGTTCCCCAGGGCCCGCAGGCACCCCCAGCGCAGCTGGCCACACCCCCGGGCTGGCAGGCGACGTCGCCAGGATGGCAGGCCACGCCGCAAGGCTGGCAGGCCACTCCCTTGACCTGGCAGACCACGCAGGTCACCTGGCAGGCACCAACCATTGCCTGGCAGGTGCCGCCGCCCGTGCGCCAGGGGCCCCCGCCCATCCGCCCTGGCCCACCACCCATCCGCCCTGGCCCACCACCAGTGCGCCAGGCCCCACCGGTGATCCGCCAGGCCCCACCGGTGATCCGTCAGGCGCCACCGGTGATCCGCCAGGCCCCACCTGTGATCCGCCAGGCCC CCNNNNNNNNNNCACCTGTGATCCGCCAGGCCCCACCTGTGATCCGCCAGGCCCCACCGCTGATCCGCCAGGCGCCGCCGCTCATCCGACCTGCCCCACAGGTCCTGGCCACCCAGCCACCTCTCTGGCAGGCcctgccacccccacctccactgcGGCAGGCCCCGCAGGCTAGGCTGCCGGCCCCGCAGGTGCAGGCGGCGCCGCAGGTGCCTACGGCCCCACCTGCTACGCAGGTACCCGCGGCGCCGCCCGCTGGCCCGCAGGTGCCCCAGCCTGTGCTGCCGGCCCCGCTGTCTGCCCCACTGTCTGCCCCGCAGGCTGTGCACTGCCCATCCATCATCTGGCAGGCCCCCAAAGGTCAGCCCCCAGTGCCACACGAGATACCAACGTCAATGGAGTTCCAGGAGGTGCAGCAGACACAGGCTCTGGCCTGGCAGGCCCAGAAGGCCCCCACCCACTTCTGGCAGCCCTTGCCTGCCCAGGAGGCCCAGAGGCAGGCTCCCCCCATGGTCCAGCTGGAGCAGCCCTTTCAGGGAGCCCCGCCCTCCCAAAAAGCTGTGCAAATCCAGCTACCCCCCCAGCAGGCCCAGGCCTCGGGTCCGCAAGCCGAGCTGCCCACACTGCAGCTCCAGCCCTCCTGGCAGACACCGCCTGCGGTCTTGCAGGCCCAGCCCGGACCCCCCCTAGCAGCGGCAAATTTTCCCCTGGGCTCCGCTAAATCATTGATGACTCCATCAGGAGAATCCAGGGCCTCTTCTATAGACCGCAGGGGCTCCTCTAAAGAGCGCAGGACCTCCTCAAAGGAGCGCAGGGCCCCTTCAAAAGACCGCATGATCTTTGCTGCCACCTTCTGTGCTCCCAAGGCAGGGTCAGCGGCGCGAGCACACTTGCCAGCCACCTGGAAAAACTTGCCTGCCACACCGGAGACCTTTGCTCCCTCCTCAAGTGTCTTCCCAGCTACCTCCCAGTTTCAGCCTGCCTCTCTGAATGCCTTTAGAGGCCCCTCTGCTGCCTCAGAGACCCCAAAATCACTGCCATATGCTCTGCAGGATCCCTTTGCCTGTGTAGAGGCCCTGCCTGCAGTTCCATGGGTCCCACAGCCCAACATGAATGCCTCAAAGGCATCCCAGGCAGTGCCCACCCTCCTGATGGCTACAGCAGCTGCCCcccaggcaactgccaccactcAAGAGGCCTCCAAGACCTCCGTCGAGATGCCACGCCGCTCTGGCAAGGCCACCCGGAAGAAGAAGCATCTGGAAGCCCAAGAGGACAGCCGTGGCCACACGCTGGCCTTTCATGACTGGCAGGGCCCAAGGCCCTGGGAGAATCTGAATCTGAGTGACTGGGAGGTCCAAAGCCCTGTCCAGGTCGTGGGTGACTGGGAGCACCCAAACACCCCCCGTGGCCTGAGTGGCTGGGAGGGCCCTAGCACCTCCAGgatcctgagtggctgggaaggGCCCAGCACATCCTGGGCCCTGAGTGCCTGGGAGGGCCCGAGCACCTCCAGGGCTCTGGGTCTCTCTGAAAGCCCAGGGAGCCCTCTGCCTTTGGTTGTGTCTGAGGTTGCAGGTGTCTCTCCGGGATCCAGTGCCACCCAGGATAATTCCAAGGTGGAGGCACAGTCCTTGTCTCCCTTGGATGAGAGAGCAAATGCATTGGTGCAGTTCCTCTTAGTCAAGGACCAAGCCAAGGTGCCTGTTCAGCGCTCGGAGATGGTGAAAGTCATCATCAGAGAGTATAAAGATGAGTGCTTAGATATCATCAACCGTGCCAACAACAAGCTAGAGTGTGCCTTTGGTTATCAATTGAAAGAAATTGATACCAAAAACCACGCTTATATTATCATCAACAAGCTGGGCTGCCATGCAGGGGATTTGGTGGCATCCTGTTTAGACAGGCCCAAGTTCGGCCTCCTGATGGTGGTGTTGAGCCTCATCTTTATGAAAGGCAATTGTGTCAGGGAGGatttcatctttcattttctgttcaaGTTAGGGTTGGATGTCCGGGAGACGAATGGTCTCTTTGGAAATACTAAGAAGCTCATCACCGAAGTGTTTGTCAGGCAGAAGTACCTGGAGTACAGGCGAGTCCCCTACACTGAGCCCGCACAGTATGAGTTCCTCTGGGGCCCTCGAGCGTTCCTGGAAACGAGCAAGATGCTTGTCCTGAGGTTTTTGGCCAAGCTCCATAAGAAAGATCCACGGTGCTGGCCATTCCATTACCTTGAAGCCCTGGCAGAGTGTGAGTGGGAAGACACAGATGAGGATGAACCTGACAGCAGTGACAGTGCCCGCGGCCCCACCAGCAGGCCCCCTCCCCGCTAA